A genome region from Populus alba chromosome 5, ASM523922v2, whole genome shotgun sequence includes the following:
- the LOC118062211 gene encoding fructokinase-1, with protein sequence MHNHTVTLKSPLPYHAPSSHPIFSLRLNPRQFVLPLSPQKTGGSIYHNPVFICKGTQLSVPSHGSASLGPSNGNGAAVHDWKVRSVGIENIDVATLGNLCVDIVLNVPKLPPRSREARFAYMQELSKSPPDKKYWEAGGNCNMAIAAARLGLHCATIGHVGDEIYGQFLLDVLREEGIRMVGMSEDGDIVDSSNASYETLLCWVLVDPLQRHGFCSRADFCKDPAFSWMSKLSEEVKMAIKQSKILFCNGYGFDELSPALIMLALDYAVEVGTSVFFDPGPRGKSLLTGTPEARQVLSHLLKMSDVLLLTSDEAESLTGIGNPILAGQELLKNGIRTKWVIIKMGSRGSILVTMSSISCAPAFKVNVIDTVGCGDSFVAAIAFGYIHNIPLVNTLAIANAVGAATAMGCGAGRNVATLEKVIELMRASNINEDDEFWNELVKDMDTGEITFLSKMVINGRNNQVNHVALQKVVSELLPKLKDNRLEGKVAS encoded by the exons ATGCATAACCACACCGTAACTCTCAAATCTCCACTCCCTTACCATGCACCTTCTTCCCACCCTATCTTTTCTCTCCGTCTTAACCCTAGACAGTTTGTCCTCCCTTTATCCCCTCAAAAAACTGGAGGATCCATCTACCACAACCCCGTTTTCATCTGTAAAGGAACCCAACTATCCGTCCCCAGTCATGGGTCTGCTTCGCTTGGACCTTCAAACGGGAACGGTGCTGCCGTTCACGACTGGAAAGTGAGGAGTGTTGGTATCGAAAACATTGATGTTGCCACCCTGGGAAATCTCTGTGTTGATATTGTTCTTAATGTTCCGAAATTGCCCCCTCGTTCTCGTGAGGCTCGTTTTGCTTATATGCAAGAGCTGTCCAAATCCCCACCTGATAAG AAATACTGGGAAGCTGGAGGTAACTGCAATATGGCTATAGCAGCTGCAAGATTGGGACTTCATTGCGCCACGATTGGTCACGTGGGTGATGAAATATATGGGCAATTTTTGCTTGATGTGCTTCGCGAGGAGGGGATTAGAATGGTTGGGATGAGTGAAGACGGTGATATTGTTGATAGTTCTAATGCTTCATATGAGACTCTTTTATGTTGGGTTCTTGTTGACCCTTTGCAAAGACATGGATTTTGTAG TCGAGCAGATTTCTGCAAGGACCCTGCATTTAGCTGGATGAGTAAATTATCAGAAGAAGTAAAGATGGCTATTAAACAGTCAAAGATCCTGTTCTGTAATGGTTACGGATTTGATGAGCTTTCCCCAGCTCTGATAATGTTAGCTCTAGATTATGCTGTTGAAGTTGGAACATCTGTTTTCTTTGATCCTGGACCACGTGGAAAGAGTCTTTTGACTGGAACACCTGAAGCACGACAGGTTTTAAGCCATTTGTTGAAGATGAGTGATGTTCTTCTTCTAACATCTGATGAG GCTGAGTCATTGACTGGAATAGGAAACCCAATACTGGCAGGGCAAGAATTGCTTAAAAATGGGATACGCACAAAATGGGTGATCATTAAAATGGGTTCGAGGGGCTCGATTCTAGTTACCATGTCAAGTATATCCTGTGCACCTGCATTCAAG GTGAATGTCATTGACACTGTTGGATGTGGAGATAGTTTCGTTGCTGCTATTGCATTTGGTTATATCCATAATATACCATTGGTAAATACATTAGCAATTGCAAATGCAGTAGGTGCTGCAACTGCCATGGGCTGTGGCGCTGGTCGTAATGTGGCTACCTTGGAGAAAGTAATTGAACTCATGAGAGCATCAAATATCAACGAGGATGATGAATTCTGGAATGAACTAGTAAAAGATATGGATACTGGAGAAATCACGTTTCTGTCAAAAATGGTCATAAATGGAAGGAACAATCAAGTAAACCATGTTGCTCTACAAAAAGTGGTTTCTGAACTGCTCCCAAAGCTCAAAGATAATAGGTTAGAGGGAAAAGTGGCTTCCTGA
- the LOC118062210 gene encoding iron-sulfur protein required for NADH dehydrogenase, mitochondrial isoform X1 — protein MMGFLGPLSRLGSIRSYSGTFKKSQLRLEGVKDVIAVASGKGGVGKSTTAVNLAVALAIKCQLKVGLLDADVYGPSVPMMMKIDRKPDITEDKKMIPIENYGVKCMSIGFLVEKDAPIVWRGPMVMSALVKMTRGVDWGNLDILVVDMPPGTGDAQLTMTQNLQLSGALIVSTPQDIALLDARRGVNMFSKVGVPILGFVENMSFFKCPHCGEPSFIFGKEGARNAAASMGHNFLGEIPLEVDVRKGSDEGIPVVISAPDSVISKAYGDTAQNVVNKLEELANEPSLHPEINL, from the exons ATGATGGGATTCTTGGGACCTTTGAGC CGGCTTGGAAGTATTAGGAGCTACTCAGGGACGTTTAAGAAATCACAATTGCGGCTTGAAGGGGTTAAGGATGTTATTGCTGTTGCTTCTGGTAAAGGTGGCGTTGGCAAATCCACCACTGCTG TTAACTTGGCTGTTGCACTTGCTATTAAGTGCCAACTGAAGGTGGGCCTGCTTGATGCTGATGTTTATGGACCATCTGTTCCTATGATGATGAAGATTGACAGGAAGCCAGATATTACTGAAG ATAAGAAGATGATTCCAATAGAGAACTATGGAGTTAAGTGTATGTCAATAGGATTTCTTGTAGAGAAGGATGCCCCTATCGTATGGAGAGGTCCCATG GTGATGAGTGCTCTTGTGAAAATGACTAGGGGAGTTGATTGGGGAAATCTTGATATTCTTGTGGTGGATATGCCCCCTGGTACTGGCGACGCACAGCTAACTATGACCCAAAATCTGCAACTATCTG GTGCATTGATTGTTTCAACTCCACAAGATATTGCTTTGTTGGATGCTCGTCGAGGAGTTAATATGTTCTCTAAAGTTGGCGTTCCT ATTTTGGGATTTGTAGAGAACATGAGTTTCTTCAAATGCCCGCATTGTGGTGAACCTTCATTCATTTTTGGGAAAGAAGGAGCTAGAAATGCAGCTGCTTCAATGGGTCACAACTTTCTTGGTGAG ATACCATTAGAAGTGGACGTCAGAAAAGGTTCTGATGAAGGCATCCCTGTAGTGATTTCAGCACCTGATTCTGTGATCTCCAAAGCATATGGTGATACAGCACAAAATGTTGTCAACAAACTTGAGGAATTGGCAAACGAACCATCTCTCCATCCAGAGATTAATCTGTAA
- the LOC118062210 gene encoding iron-sulfur protein required for NADH dehydrogenase, mitochondrial isoform X2 → MMGFLGPLSRLGSIRSYSGTFKKSQLRLEGVKDVIAVASGKGGVGKSTTAVNLAVALAIKCQLKVGLLDADVYGPSVPMMMKIDRKPDITEDKKMIPIENYGVKCMSIGFLVEKDAPIVWRGPMVMSALVKMTRGVDWGNLDILVVDMPPGTGDAQLTMTQNLQLSGALIVSTPQDIALLDARRGVNMFSKVGVPILGFVENMSFFKCPHCGEPSFIFGKEGARNAAASMGHNFLDTIRSGRQKRF, encoded by the exons ATGATGGGATTCTTGGGACCTTTGAGC CGGCTTGGAAGTATTAGGAGCTACTCAGGGACGTTTAAGAAATCACAATTGCGGCTTGAAGGGGTTAAGGATGTTATTGCTGTTGCTTCTGGTAAAGGTGGCGTTGGCAAATCCACCACTGCTG TTAACTTGGCTGTTGCACTTGCTATTAAGTGCCAACTGAAGGTGGGCCTGCTTGATGCTGATGTTTATGGACCATCTGTTCCTATGATGATGAAGATTGACAGGAAGCCAGATATTACTGAAG ATAAGAAGATGATTCCAATAGAGAACTATGGAGTTAAGTGTATGTCAATAGGATTTCTTGTAGAGAAGGATGCCCCTATCGTATGGAGAGGTCCCATG GTGATGAGTGCTCTTGTGAAAATGACTAGGGGAGTTGATTGGGGAAATCTTGATATTCTTGTGGTGGATATGCCCCCTGGTACTGGCGACGCACAGCTAACTATGACCCAAAATCTGCAACTATCTG GTGCATTGATTGTTTCAACTCCACAAGATATTGCTTTGTTGGATGCTCGTCGAGGAGTTAATATGTTCTCTAAAGTTGGCGTTCCT ATTTTGGGATTTGTAGAGAACATGAGTTTCTTCAAATGCCCGCATTGTGGTGAACCTTCATTCATTTTTGGGAAAGAAGGAGCTAGAAATGCAGCTGCTTCAATGGGTCACAACTTTCTTG ATACCATTAGAAGTGGACGTCAGAAAAGGTTCTGA